TCCCAAGCCTAAATCTTCAGCCTGCAACTGTATCATGATGGAAGCGATGGAAGCATCTTCAATCCAAACATCACTCGCCAACGGATCGGCCATTACCACAATTGCCAAAGCTGCGTCGGCAATGAATGAAGAAGCTTGTTCCTTGCAATGAGACAATTCTTTCAATACCTCTTTATCATCAATCACAACAAACTGCCAACTATTACTACGTTTGGAAGAAGGAGACATCAAAGCTGCTTTCAACAACGTAACTACCTGATCTTGTGTCAACTCTTCACCGGTGAACTTCCGCATACTACGACGGTTCTTTATTAATTCACTGAAATTTTCCATATTATTTTCCGGTTTCATTTGATTAATGTATGCAAAGATAATGCAAACCGAGCGTAATAGGAAATAAAAATATCTTTTTCATTTCTTTTGTCAGAAGGGAATCTATGACATGAAAAGAGTGCCAAATACTCCACTAAATGAAGAATATTTTTTATCTTTGCACAGAGAAATAATTTCATTATGAAAAAGCGAATTACACAAGACGATTACATTAAAGCGAATCGTAAAGCCAGCCGTGAGGCAGAAATTGAGATGTACGGGCACCCTATTTGTCACAAACGAGTGCACCAGTCAAAGAAAGTATATAACCGTAGAAAGATAAAGGCAGCCGATAAAAAGCTGCCTTATTTTTTTCTTCAGGATAGCGTCACTATATCTAGGAAATTAAAAAGAAGTTTATCTATTTACCTATCTAATTATCTATACAATCCGAGTTAATTCCCCGGTCGTAGAATCAATAATAAACCCGTAGACTGTCACATCTGAAGGAATCAAAGGATGGTGTACAATAAAATCAACCGTTCCTCTCACCGACTTTTCTGTATCTTCGAAACCATCCAGCCACGAATTAAAGTCAACTCCGCAGAAACGCATCATGTCAATATAATCCGGATCAATTCCGCGTGCTTTCATTTTTTCAATCATTTCTTCACTGTGCATGTGGCAAGCTCCACAGTCAGAATGAGCAATCACCATTATTTCCTCTACCCCCAACTCAAAAATAGCAACGAGCAAACTACGTATCACGCTACCGAAAGGATGGGAAATAACGCCACCTGCATTTTTTATCATTTTCACATCGCCATTCTTAATTCCTAATGCTGCTGGAAGCAAAGCAGTCAGTCGGGTATCCATACAGGAAAGAATAGCTATTTTCTTATCGGGATATTTATTGGTGATATACGATTCGTATCCCTTGTTCTCAACAAATTGCTTATTGTAAGCTAAAATTTCTTCTACCATAGTTCCGTTTAAATTATAGAGTCCTGTTTGATTAGACAAAGATACGGAAAATATATAAAAAAGGAATATATCATCACGATATATCCCTTCCTAAATTAAAACTTAATCTAAACAGTTGACACTACACTAAAATATCTTAGAAGTTCGGATTCTGATATTGGCTTCATCAGCCATCGGATTCACTTTTCCCCCGTCTTTACAATATTCATAGTTGATGTTTACTTCAAGCATCTCCAACAAAATCTTAGTTTTGTTGTTGGATAAAGAATAAAAAGTGTAAATTTGTACCTAAATGCCACTTAAACTAACAACATATTACCATGGGAAGGACATTCCTGAATTGCCGGGAAACAATGCCTTCCATTCCAAAGAGTTATTTCAGATTTATGAAGCGACTCCGGGATATACTCCTTTATTAATAGTGGCAACAGAAGACGGCAGACCTGTGGCACGCCTGCTTGCCGCCATCCGCAAAGCGAAAAAGTGGCTTCCCTCCTCTTTGGTAAAACATTGCGTAGTATATAGCGAAGGTGAATTTCTGGATGAGTCATTTTCGACCAACAAAGAAAAAGCTGAAGAAGTTTTCGGCGAGATGCTCGAACATCTCACACAAGAGGCATCGCGTAGTTGTGTCTTGATCGAATTCCGGAACCTCAACAATTCGATGTTCGGTTACCGGGTTTTCCGTGCCAATGATTATTTCCCTGTCAATTGGTTACGGGTACACAATTCGCTGCACAGTATGAAAAATACGGAAGACCGGTTCAGCCCGTCACGCATCCGTCAGATAAAAAAAGGACTCAAGAATGGAGCTAAAGTAGAGGAAGCACATACCGTGGAAGAGATACACGACTTCTCACGGATGCTGCACAAGGTTTATTCTTCCCGCATACGCAGATACTTCCCTGCCAACGACTTTTTCCATCACATGAACAACATATTAATCAAAGGACAACAGGCAAAAATATTCGTAGTAAAATACAAAGAGAAAATCATCGGCGGTTCCGTCTGTATTTATTCGGGAGACGATGCATACCTTTGGTTTTCGGGAGGAATGAAAAAGACATACGCACTTCAGTATCCGGGGGTACTGGCCGTATGGAAAGCCTTGGAAGATGCGCGCCAGCGGGGATTCCGCCACATGGAATTTATGGATGTAGGACTTCCGTTCCGGAAACACGGTTATCGTGATTTTGTTCTCCGCTTCGGCGGAAAGCAGAGCAGTACCCGCCGCTGGTTTCGTGTCAATTGGAATTGGCTGAACAAACTCTTAATCAAATTTTACGTCTAAATGTAATCTCAAGATTACAAAACAACCCTTCATACCCCTTCTCTACCATTCTTTCTGTTCAATAATCCAATAATTAAATGCAGAAATATTTCTTTATTAGGTAAGAAATGTCTTTCTTTGTACTGTTTTATGCCATATAAGCACATGATTAAAACCAAATAAAAAAAGTATAGTTATGAAGATTTCACACATTGAACATCTGGGCATTGCTGTAAAAAGCATCGAAGAAGCCCTTCCCTACTACGAAAACGTATTAGGTCTGAAGTGTTACAACATTGAAACAGTGGAAGATCAGAAAGTAAGAACCGCTTTTTTAAAAGTAGGCGAAACAAAAATTGAATTGTTGGAGCCGACTTGCCCGGAGAGTACTATTGCCAAATTCATTGAAAACAAA
The Bacteroides caecimuris DNA segment above includes these coding regions:
- a CDS encoding nitroreductase family protein, producing the protein MENFSELIKNRRSMRKFTGEELTQDQVVTLLKAALMSPSSKRSNSWQFVVIDDKEVLKELSHCKEQASSFIADAALAIVVMADPLASDVWIEDASIASIMIQLQAEDLGLGSCWVQVRERFTATGMPSDEFVHGILGIPLQLQILSVIAIGHKGMERKPFNEEHLQWEKIHINKFGGK
- a CDS encoding GNAT family N-acetyltransferase — translated: MPLKLTTYYHGKDIPELPGNNAFHSKELFQIYEATPGYTPLLIVATEDGRPVARLLAAIRKAKKWLPSSLVKHCVVYSEGEFLDESFSTNKEKAEEVFGEMLEHLTQEASRSCVLIEFRNLNNSMFGYRVFRANDYFPVNWLRVHNSLHSMKNTEDRFSPSRIRQIKKGLKNGAKVEEAHTVEEIHDFSRMLHKVYSSRIRRYFPANDFFHHMNNILIKGQQAKIFVVKYKEKIIGGSVCIYSGDDAYLWFSGGMKKTYALQYPGVLAVWKALEDARQRGFRHMEFMDVGLPFRKHGYRDFVLRFGGKQSSTRRWFRVNWNWLNKLLIKFYV
- a CDS encoding beta-class carbonic anhydrase, with translation MVEEILAYNKQFVENKGYESYITNKYPDKKIAILSCMDTRLTALLPAALGIKNGDVKMIKNAGGVISHPFGSVIRSLLVAIFELGVEEIMVIAHSDCGACHMHSEEMIEKMKARGIDPDYIDMMRFCGVDFNSWLDGFEDTEKSVRGTVDFIVHHPLIPSDVTVYGFIIDSTTGELTRIV
- the mce gene encoding methylmalonyl-CoA epimerase, which codes for MKISHIEHLGIAVKSIEEALPYYENVLGLKCYNIETVEDQKVRTAFLKVGETKIELLEPTCPESTIAKFIENKGAGVHHVAFAVEDGVANALAEAEGKEIRLIDKAPRKGAEGLNIAFLHPKSTLGVLTELCEH